From Deferrisoma camini S3R1, the proteins below share one genomic window:
- a CDS encoding pyridoxal phosphate-dependent aminotransferase: MTETPTGPCRSPVSRRAQALPSFIAMDVLETAQSMERGGAHVVHLEVGEPDFDTPEPVRRAAAAALEAGETHYTHSLGLYELRAEISVHYRARYGVDVDPDRVIVTSGSSPALFLTFAALLDPGDQVVLTDPCYACYPPMVEFCGGEPVFVRVHEAEAFQFVPEDLTGPVGPRTKAVLVNSPANPTGTLIDRDRLAEVVRRAEAAGAYVVSDEIYHGLVYEGREHSVLEFTDRAFVINGFSKLYAMTGWRLGYVIAPPEFVRPMQKLQQNFFISANAFVQRAGIAALTQTDGHVAEMRATYDRRRRYMIERLEGMGFRFRCHPTGAFYVFVNVRHLTDDAYRLAFEILEKARVGCTPGVDFGKGGEGYLRFTYANSIENIREGMDRLEAFLRAR; the protein is encoded by the coding sequence ATGACCGAAACCCCAACCGGCCCGTGTAGATCGCCGGTGTCCCGGCGGGCCCAGGCCCTGCCCAGCTTCATCGCCATGGACGTGCTGGAGACCGCCCAGTCCATGGAGCGGGGCGGGGCCCACGTGGTGCACCTGGAGGTGGGCGAGCCGGACTTCGACACCCCCGAGCCGGTGCGGCGGGCCGCGGCCGCGGCCCTGGAGGCGGGGGAGACCCATTACACCCACAGCCTGGGCCTGTACGAGCTGCGCGCCGAGATCTCGGTCCACTACCGGGCCCGGTACGGGGTGGACGTGGACCCGGACCGGGTCATCGTGACCTCCGGCTCGTCCCCGGCCCTGTTCCTGACCTTTGCCGCCCTCCTGGACCCCGGGGACCAGGTGGTCCTGACCGACCCGTGCTACGCCTGCTACCCCCCCATGGTGGAGTTCTGCGGCGGCGAGCCGGTGTTCGTGCGGGTGCACGAGGCAGAAGCGTTTCAGTTCGTGCCCGAGGATCTCACCGGCCCGGTGGGCCCCCGGACCAAGGCGGTGCTGGTCAACTCGCCGGCCAACCCCACCGGCACCCTGATCGACCGGGACCGCCTGGCCGAGGTGGTGCGGCGGGCCGAGGCCGCCGGGGCCTACGTGGTGTCGGACGAGATCTACCACGGCCTGGTGTACGAGGGCCGGGAGCACTCGGTACTGGAGTTCACGGACCGGGCGTTCGTGATCAACGGGTTCTCCAAGCTCTACGCCATGACCGGGTGGCGTCTGGGGTACGTGATCGCGCCCCCGGAGTTCGTCCGGCCCATGCAGAAGCTCCAGCAGAACTTCTTCATCTCGGCCAACGCCTTCGTCCAGCGGGCCGGCATCGCGGCCCTCACCCAGACCGACGGGCACGTGGCCGAGATGCGCGCCACCTACGACCGTCGCCGGCGGTACATGATCGAGCGGCTGGAGGGCATGGGGTTCCGGTTCCGGTGCCACCCCACGGGCGCGTTCTACGTGTTCGTGAACGTGCGGCACCTGACCGACGACGCTTACCGCCTGGCCTTCGAGATCCTCGAGAAGGCCCGGGTGGGATGCACGCCGGGGGTGGACTTCGGAAAGGGGGGGGAGGGGTATCTGCGGTTCACCTACGCCAACTCCATCGAGAACATCCGGGAGGGCATGGACCGGCTCGAGGCTTTCCTGCGGGCCCGGTGA
- a CDS encoding TonB family protein, which translates to MEPIDLRSDLLPPLIALALSVAVHLAAAWWVPSPPKPDRSEPEAVVVEMRELPAPAPPDKPKPKPRRPPKPRPKAAARPRPKPAPKPQPARQPPSPQPAPRPAPEPPPLVQETTAKAPARAEPPAAPPEPESAKPAPRLSDLLPSPREIAVQARSGAPDPAGGAQEATLWLGQTDTRYRGYLERVQNAIDVSWRWKEALLGAGRPGSVVIGFTLTPDGRAEEVKVSRSSGSPLLDEEAAAAVRRAVFPAFPTHWSIRRLRLFAQFDYRLE; encoded by the coding sequence ATGGAACCCATCGACCTGAGGTCCGACCTGCTGCCCCCCCTGATCGCGCTGGCCCTGTCGGTGGCCGTGCATCTGGCGGCCGCCTGGTGGGTGCCGTCCCCCCCCAAGCCCGACCGGTCGGAGCCCGAGGCCGTGGTCGTGGAGATGCGCGAACTGCCCGCCCCGGCGCCGCCCGACAAACCCAAGCCCAAACCGCGCCGCCCGCCCAAGCCCCGGCCGAAGGCCGCCGCCCGGCCCCGCCCCAAGCCCGCGCCGAAGCCCCAGCCGGCCCGGCAACCCCCGTCGCCCCAACCGGCTCCCCGACCGGCGCCCGAGCCCCCGCCGTTGGTCCAGGAGACGACGGCAAAGGCTCCGGCCCGGGCCGAACCGCCGGCCGCCCCGCCGGAGCCGGAGTCGGCGAAGCCGGCGCCCCGGCTGAGCGACCTGCTGCCGTCGCCCCGGGAGATCGCCGTCCAGGCCCGCTCCGGAGCCCCGGACCCGGCGGGCGGGGCCCAGGAGGCCACGCTGTGGCTCGGCCAGACCGACACCCGGTACCGAGGCTACCTGGAACGGGTGCAGAACGCCATCGACGTGTCGTGGAGGTGGAAGGAGGCGCTCCTCGGGGCCGGCCGGCCCGGGAGCGTGGTGATCGGGTTCACCCTCACCCCGGACGGCCGGGCCGAGGAGGTCAAGGTGAGCCGGAGCTCCGGCAGCCCGCTGCTCGACGAGGAGGCCGCGGCAGCCGTGCGGCGGGCCGTGTTTCCGGCGTTCCCCACCCACTGGAGCATCCGCCGGCTGCGCCTGTTCGCCCAGTTCGACTACCGGCTGGAGTGA
- the sfsA gene encoding DNA/RNA nuclease SfsA, with protein sequence MNPFVPFPEPRVFAVFHGRRKRFLADMVLEDGTPTVAHCPNTGSMKGCLFPGHRALLWDSRNPKRKLRYTWKAIEAEGLWVGIDTGVPNRLVEEAVRRGAVPGLRGFTEVLREKRMGARSRVDLLLRGPSGECWVEVKNVTLVEGGAARFPDAVTARGLRHLEELAARVREGHRAAMVYVVQRADGDRFEPAADIDPAYAQGLARARAAGVEVYALATRVTPRGVEMTGLLPVEVRG encoded by the coding sequence TTGAACCCGTTCGTCCCGTTCCCCGAGCCCCGGGTGTTCGCCGTGTTCCACGGCCGCCGAAAGCGGTTCCTGGCGGACATGGTGCTCGAAGACGGCACCCCCACCGTGGCCCACTGCCCGAACACCGGCTCCATGAAGGGGTGCCTGTTCCCCGGACACCGGGCCCTGCTGTGGGACAGCCGCAACCCAAAGCGCAAGCTCCGCTACACATGGAAGGCCATCGAGGCGGAAGGCCTCTGGGTCGGCATCGACACCGGCGTTCCCAACCGCCTGGTGGAGGAGGCCGTGCGCCGCGGCGCCGTGCCCGGGCTCCGTGGGTTCACGGAGGTGCTCCGGGAGAAGCGGATGGGAGCGCGCAGCCGCGTGGACCTCCTGTTGCGGGGCCCTTCCGGAGAGTGCTGGGTGGAGGTGAAGAATGTCACCTTGGTCGAAGGGGGAGCGGCCCGCTTCCCCGACGCCGTGACGGCCCGGGGGCTCCGGCACCTGGAGGAGCTCGCGGCCCGGGTGCGCGAAGGCCACCGGGCCGCCATGGTGTACGTGGTGCAGCGGGCCGACGGCGACCGGTTCGAGCCCGCGGCCGACATCGATCCGGCCTATGCCCAAGGGCTCGCCCGGGCCCGGGCGGCCGGGGTGGAGGTCTACGCCCTGGCGACCCGGGTCACCCCGCGGGGGGTGGAGATGACCGGGCTGCTGCCGGTGGAGGTCCGGGGGTAG
- the gptM gene encoding geopeptide radical SAM maturase, which produces MPLSRYLKVFPDPDRPGRVLVFSTRRGSIVRLPSAVLQGLEEGAPSLSEGSLAALRRVGVWVDDPEAERRQVWGYLGEVNRVSPVLVAAVIVGMACNFACPYCYEGADKGPGAMDEATAEALVAYLLDRLGSRHERLLVDVYGGEPLLHLATIRSLASRLREGCANRGVDLELRLVTNGSRLTPDVLDALLPLGLKGAQVTLDGPPDVHDRSRPYRDGRGSFHDIVENLRQCASGVPVGVGANLTRHTWRRFPELLDLLMAAGLGPDRVAQVRFSPVLPADGADPACGACTSTAEPWVAEAVITLDRAVRSRGYRVPKLSPSPCMADLDHAITVNWDGTLTRCPALINRPEFVVGTLEGGISSGPDPFRVPRWERHAPCRECVYLPLCFGGCRYRKLLRDGTMEGVDCQRSFWDRVLEPLVVAEARAQDQKGPGSSPTPGPPPAAARSSPPPAG; this is translated from the coding sequence ATGCCGCTCTCTCGCTATCTCAAGGTGTTTCCGGACCCGGATCGGCCGGGTCGGGTTCTGGTGTTCTCGACCCGCCGCGGATCGATCGTCCGGCTGCCGAGTGCCGTGCTCCAGGGCCTGGAGGAAGGCGCCCCCAGCCTTTCGGAGGGCTCTCTGGCGGCCCTGCGACGGGTGGGGGTGTGGGTGGACGATCCGGAGGCGGAGCGCCGGCAGGTGTGGGGCTACCTGGGGGAGGTGAACCGGGTGAGCCCGGTGCTCGTGGCCGCCGTGATCGTGGGCATGGCCTGCAACTTCGCCTGCCCGTACTGCTACGAGGGAGCGGACAAGGGCCCGGGCGCCATGGACGAGGCGACGGCCGAGGCGCTCGTGGCGTACCTGCTCGACCGGCTCGGGTCCCGCCACGAGCGGCTGCTGGTGGACGTGTACGGCGGCGAGCCGCTCCTCCACCTGGCGACGATCCGATCGTTGGCCTCCCGCCTCCGGGAGGGATGCGCGAACCGGGGGGTGGACCTCGAGCTGAGGCTGGTGACCAACGGAAGCCGCCTCACCCCGGACGTGCTGGACGCGCTGCTTCCCCTGGGGCTCAAGGGGGCCCAGGTGACCCTGGACGGCCCCCCGGACGTCCACGACCGGAGTCGGCCCTACCGGGACGGACGGGGCAGCTTCCACGACATCGTGGAGAACCTCAGGCAGTGCGCCTCCGGGGTCCCGGTGGGGGTGGGGGCCAATCTCACCCGGCACACCTGGCGGCGGTTCCCGGAGCTGCTCGACCTGCTGATGGCTGCCGGCCTGGGGCCGGACCGGGTCGCCCAGGTGCGGTTCAGCCCGGTGCTCCCGGCCGACGGAGCCGACCCGGCCTGCGGGGCCTGCACCTCCACGGCCGAGCCGTGGGTGGCCGAGGCGGTGATCACCCTGGACCGGGCCGTCCGGAGCCGCGGGTACCGGGTGCCGAAGCTCTCGCCCTCGCCGTGCATGGCCGACCTGGACCACGCCATCACCGTGAACTGGGACGGCACCCTCACCCGCTGCCCCGCCCTGATCAACCGCCCCGAGTTCGTGGTGGGAACCCTGGAGGGAGGCATCTCGTCCGGTCCCGACCCGTTCCGGGTTCCCCGGTGGGAACGGCACGCTCCGTGCCGGGAGTGTGTCTACCTCCCCCTGTGCTTCGGAGGCTGCCGGTACCGGAAGCTCCTGCGGGACGGCACGATGGAAGGGGTGGACTGCCAGAGATCGTTCTGGGACCGGGTGCTGGAGCCCCTCGTGGTGGCCGAGGCGCGAGCCCAGGATCAGAAGGGCCCCGGATCGTCCCCTACCCCCGGACCTCCACCGGCAGCAGCCCGGTCATCTCCACCCCCCGCGGGGTGA
- a CDS encoding TonB-dependent receptor plug domain-containing protein, whose translation MGTPSIRALVLLVLGVAWAHPAGATPVAGVPLVASGDPEAAFVRLYFDPEDLVVSATRAPKPIDQVAENVTVVTADEIRDMNAHTLGDVLKRVPGVFTFTFGNHFGATPLAHIQGSGEPNPFRYGHEDRHVLVLLDGVPWSSETAGPFLDTIPVGPIERIEILKGPASSAWGSSLGGVINVITKEAGGPGRPLGELAASYGERRSWDTRGEVAGAAGPVGYYAQAQAQNAKWDQPGPAGFEEASAFAKAEVLLSGAASVDLSAGIVDVETDAGRLASQFALAQSEPRAAFARAGLDARPSERLGLRLEAYRFGQRLEQFAQEDGTFAPRGELLINNLYDEEHTGVQARATWAQGRHVVVAGVDYRHTDLRARTDSGDFFQSLGNPARFEVEPAIDRWGVYLNDTIRAGRFTLVPGVRYDDSSRTDPFWSPSLGLTVGLGRGTLLRADAARGFSAPPLTYLASGGIDFDPNPDLAPEEIWSYQVGLETTALPGLWLKLTGFRHEVSGAIRTAASPGPNPNTWENQGTIWRTGYELEAETARLGGVTLRGGFAWVRIEVSGRDRDQDQHQAVVGVYYDPDPGLHAEAVGRYVWWDYGPGASEGDHNDFLWDLNLRKTLTLTRTVTADLFATVHNLFNGDAMYSTDRGQEPRWLEAGIRMRF comes from the coding sequence GTGGGTACCCCTTCGATCCGTGCGCTCGTCCTCCTGGTGTTGGGGGTGGCCTGGGCCCACCCGGCCGGGGCCACCCCTGTTGCCGGTGTTCCCCTGGTGGCCAGCGGGGACCCGGAGGCGGCGTTCGTGCGGCTGTACTTCGACCCCGAGGACCTGGTGGTGTCGGCGACGCGCGCCCCCAAGCCGATCGACCAGGTGGCCGAGAACGTGACCGTGGTCACCGCGGACGAGATCCGCGACATGAACGCCCACACCCTGGGGGACGTGCTCAAGCGGGTTCCCGGCGTGTTCACTTTTACTTTTGGCAACCACTTCGGGGCGACCCCCCTGGCCCACATCCAGGGCTCGGGCGAGCCGAACCCGTTCCGTTACGGCCACGAGGACCGCCACGTGCTGGTGCTGCTGGACGGGGTGCCTTGGAGCTCCGAGACGGCCGGGCCGTTCCTGGACACGATCCCGGTGGGGCCCATCGAGCGGATCGAGATCCTCAAGGGCCCTGCGTCCTCCGCCTGGGGCTCGTCGCTGGGCGGGGTCATCAACGTGATCACCAAGGAGGCCGGCGGCCCGGGGCGGCCCCTGGGGGAGCTGGCCGCGAGCTACGGGGAGCGCCGCTCCTGGGACACCCGGGGGGAGGTGGCTGGAGCGGCCGGCCCGGTGGGCTACTATGCCCAGGCCCAGGCCCAGAACGCCAAGTGGGACCAGCCCGGCCCCGCCGGGTTCGAGGAGGCCAGTGCATTTGCCAAGGCCGAAGTGTTGCTGTCCGGGGCCGCGAGCGTGGACCTATCGGCGGGGATCGTGGACGTGGAGACCGATGCCGGCCGGCTGGCCAGCCAGTTCGCCCTGGCCCAGAGCGAGCCCCGGGCCGCCTTCGCCCGGGCGGGCCTGGACGCCCGGCCCTCGGAACGCCTGGGGCTGCGGCTCGAGGCGTACCGGTTCGGGCAGCGGCTCGAGCAGTTTGCCCAGGAGGACGGCACCTTTGCGCCCCGGGGCGAGTTGCTGATCAACAACCTCTACGACGAGGAGCACACCGGCGTGCAGGCCCGGGCCACCTGGGCCCAGGGCCGGCACGTGGTCGTGGCCGGGGTGGACTACCGGCACACGGACCTCCGGGCCCGCACCGACTCGGGCGATTTCTTCCAGAGCCTCGGCAACCCGGCCCGGTTCGAGGTGGAGCCGGCCATCGACCGCTGGGGCGTGTACCTCAACGACACGATCCGGGCCGGCCGGTTCACCCTGGTGCCGGGCGTCCGGTATGACGACAGCTCCCGCACCGACCCGTTCTGGAGCCCCAGCCTGGGGCTCACCGTGGGGTTGGGCCGGGGCACCCTGCTCCGGGCCGACGCGGCCCGGGGGTTCAGCGCGCCGCCGCTCACATACCTCGCCAGCGGGGGGATCGACTTCGACCCCAACCCGGACCTGGCCCCGGAGGAGATCTGGTCCTACCAGGTGGGGCTCGAGACCACGGCCCTGCCCGGCCTGTGGCTCAAGCTCACGGGGTTCCGCCACGAGGTAAGCGGGGCGATCCGCACGGCCGCCTCGCCTGGGCCCAACCCGAACACCTGGGAGAACCAAGGCACGATTTGGCGCACCGGGTACGAGCTGGAGGCGGAGACGGCCCGGCTGGGGGGGGTCACGCTCCGGGGCGGGTTTGCCTGGGTGCGCATCGAGGTCTCGGGCCGCGACCGGGACCAGGACCAGCACCAGGCCGTGGTGGGCGTGTACTACGATCCCGATCCCGGCCTCCACGCCGAGGCCGTGGGCCGGTACGTGTGGTGGGACTACGGCCCCGGCGCGAGCGAGGGGGACCATAACGACTTCCTGTGGGACCTGAACCTGCGCAAAACCCTGACGCTGACGAGGACGGTCACGGCCGACCTGTTCGCCACCGTGCACAACCTGTTCAACGGCGACGCCATGTACAGCACGGACCGGGGCCAGGAGCCGCGATGGCTCGAGGCCGGGATCCGGATGAGGTTCTGA
- a CDS encoding response regulator produces the protein MKGRILLVDDERLLVVTLGRALSAFGFEVDTAVTGEDALASVERQEYDVIVTDLRMEGEDGFAVLRQARSRDPQVCVVVITGYSNEDAGLEALRQGADDYLFKPFQPEELVLRVARQAEKRELRRKVLRYERLLGVCSRCGRFRWVPGPEGGRWAALSEPAGPASVERLSPTPCPGCQGV, from the coding sequence ATGAAAGGCCGGATTCTGCTGGTGGATGACGAGAGACTGCTGGTGGTGACGCTGGGGAGGGCGCTCTCGGCCTTCGGATTCGAGGTCGATACGGCCGTCACCGGGGAGGACGCCCTGGCATCCGTGGAGCGCCAGGAGTACGACGTGATCGTGACCGACCTGCGGATGGAGGGGGAGGACGGCTTTGCCGTGCTTCGCCAGGCCAGGTCCCGCGACCCCCAGGTCTGCGTGGTGGTGATCACGGGCTACTCCAACGAGGACGCGGGCCTGGAGGCCCTGCGTCAGGGCGCGGACGATTACCTGTTCAAACCGTTCCAGCCGGAGGAGCTGGTGCTCCGGGTCGCCCGCCAGGCGGAGAAGCGAGAGCTGCGCAGGAAAGTGCTGCGGTACGAGAGGCTGCTTGGTGTCTGCTCCCGGTGTGGGAGGTTCCGCTGGGTCCCGGGGCCGGAAGGAGGACGGTGGGCCGCGCTGTCCGAGCCCGCCGGCCCGGCTTCGGTGGAGCGCCTCTCCCCAACCCCGTGCCCCGGCTGCCAAGGCGTCTGA
- a CDS encoding sensor histidine kinase yields the protein MLAAARGLTFRTRVLVYLLTFILLLTLALGTVLVRSQQASLRMQFEEEGRTLAHLLANSVRLDVFASDHEALVRSAAPVLRNRNVEQVVVLDATGEVLMHTGGGPDVSQRVPFTGMASGGPGDLARVILQEDGERIVFWRGVLDRLSYETPEELYFEGLGGAGGGASVLGYVAVVLSKERLRRETDAVVRRMAAVGGGFLLLGGLLAFLVSREAARPLARLVEAFREQGITVEAHDELGALRDTFTSLVARLELAFATIRELKEGLEQKVAERTQELARANEELRRARDLLEERVRERTAQLEAMHRHLRQTEKLSAVGKLAASLAHEINNPVFGIRNVLQELQRKLDLDPEDAELVALSIGECNRIAKLVRSLREFNRPSTETPEWVDVHRSIDTMLILCKKRFARQRIRVETSYSAGVKRIFAVEDQLKQVVLNLLTNAAEALPEAGGTIRVSTASSNGLVRIRVEDTGCGILEDHLERIFEPFFTTKSAASGTGLGLSVCYGIVERHGGRIHVESRVGEGAAFTVELPIGEGRDERPDSAGG from the coding sequence GTGTTGGCCGCGGCCAGGGGGTTGACCTTCCGCACGAGAGTCCTGGTCTATCTCCTCACGTTCATCCTCCTTCTCACCCTAGCCCTCGGCACGGTTCTGGTTCGATCCCAGCAGGCCTCGTTGCGCATGCAGTTCGAGGAGGAGGGTCGAACCCTCGCGCACCTGCTCGCCAATAGCGTGCGGCTGGATGTGTTTGCCTCTGATCACGAGGCCCTGGTGCGCAGCGCGGCTCCGGTTCTCCGGAACCGGAACGTGGAGCAGGTGGTGGTGCTGGACGCGACAGGCGAGGTGCTGATGCACACGGGGGGAGGCCCGGACGTGTCCCAGCGGGTTCCGTTCACGGGGATGGCCTCCGGAGGCCCCGGCGACCTGGCGCGGGTGATCTTGCAGGAGGACGGGGAGCGGATCGTCTTTTGGCGGGGGGTGCTCGATCGGCTGTCGTACGAGACCCCTGAGGAGCTGTACTTCGAGGGGCTTGGGGGGGCGGGGGGGGGGGCGTCCGTCTTGGGATATGTGGCCGTGGTCCTGTCCAAGGAGCGGCTCCGCCGCGAGACGGACGCTGTCGTACGCCGCATGGCCGCGGTAGGGGGAGGGTTCCTCCTCCTGGGAGGCCTTCTGGCCTTCCTGGTCTCCAGGGAGGCCGCGAGGCCCTTGGCCCGGTTGGTGGAGGCGTTCCGGGAGCAGGGGATCACGGTGGAGGCCCACGACGAGCTCGGGGCGCTCCGGGACACCTTCACCTCGCTGGTCGCGCGGCTGGAGCTCGCGTTCGCCACGATCCGGGAGCTCAAGGAGGGGCTGGAGCAGAAGGTGGCCGAGCGTACCCAAGAGCTCGCCCGGGCCAACGAGGAGCTGCGCCGGGCCCGGGACCTCTTGGAGGAGAGGGTCCGGGAGCGGACGGCCCAGCTGGAGGCGATGCACCGCCATCTCCGGCAGACCGAGAAGCTCAGCGCCGTCGGCAAGCTGGCTGCCTCCCTCGCCCACGAGATCAACAACCCCGTTTTCGGGATCAGAAACGTGCTCCAGGAGCTCCAACGGAAGCTGGATCTCGATCCAGAAGACGCCGAGCTGGTGGCCCTGTCGATCGGGGAGTGCAACCGGATCGCCAAGCTCGTGCGAAGCCTGCGGGAGTTCAACCGGCCGAGCACCGAGACACCCGAATGGGTGGACGTCCACCGCAGCATCGACACCATGCTGATCCTGTGCAAGAAGCGGTTCGCACGGCAGCGGATCCGGGTGGAGACCTCGTACTCGGCCGGGGTGAAGCGGATCTTCGCGGTGGAGGATCAGCTGAAGCAGGTGGTCTTGAACCTGCTGACGAACGCTGCCGAGGCGTTGCCCGAGGCGGGAGGGACCATCCGCGTATCCACCGCGTCGTCGAACGGGCTCGTGAGAATTCGCGTCGAGGATACGGGCTGCGGTATTCTCGAGGACCACCTGGAGCGGATCTTTGAGCCGTTCTTCACCACCAAATCCGCGGCGTCGGGCACCGGCCTGGGACTGTCGGTGTGCTACGGGATCGTGGAGCGCCACGGCGGGCGGATCCATGTGGAGAGCAGGGTGGGTGAGGGTGCGGCGTTCACGGTGGAGTTGCCTATCGGTGAGGGTAGGGATGAAAGGCCGGATTCTGCTGGTGGATGA
- a CDS encoding ABC transporter substrate-binding protein — MRRWWLLCVLLVVGLGGAARAAEVVIVQSARIRPYEEARQAFREALSHRPPLSGTKTLHPHQFTEFVLADQGGREAAARFLESRPVDLILAIGGKALSFADRFRGIPLVYTMVPDPEPRLVFHDRAAGVPFSVPPARWVEVTEKCLPKVRRIGVVFSPGGTGAFVGKASALARLQGMRIVGVEARTAREVRGRLEELRGRIDVLWMLPDLTVLTPQTAEAMLRFSMEERVPVVTFAEKYLRRGAMIALVSDYRRMGEAAAVLAENALSTGGSRAERGEVAQRTRVRVNAEVARKLGTFLDTAWLGGGD; from the coding sequence GTGCGCCGGTGGTGGCTTTTGTGTGTTTTGCTGGTCGTGGGGTTGGGGGGGGCCGCTCGGGCCGCCGAGGTCGTCATCGTGCAGAGCGCGAGGATCCGCCCCTACGAGGAGGCTCGACAGGCCTTTCGGGAGGCGCTGTCCCACCGCCCCCCCCTTTCCGGAACCAAGACGCTCCATCCCCACCAGTTCACCGAGTTCGTGCTCGCGGATCAGGGGGGGCGTGAGGCTGCGGCTCGGTTCCTGGAATCCCGTCCCGTGGACCTCATCCTGGCGATCGGCGGGAAGGCCCTTTCTTTTGCCGACCGGTTCCGTGGGATTCCCCTGGTCTACACGATGGTGCCGGACCCGGAGCCCCGCTTGGTCTTCCACGATCGGGCCGCTGGGGTCCCATTCTCCGTGCCGCCCGCGCGTTGGGTTGAGGTCACCGAGAAATGCCTGCCCAAGGTGCGGCGGATCGGCGTCGTGTTCTCTCCGGGGGGAACCGGCGCGTTCGTGGGGAAGGCAAGCGCCCTGGCCCGGTTGCAGGGGATGCGGATCGTCGGCGTCGAGGCTCGCACCGCCCGCGAGGTCCGCGGGCGCCTGGAGGAGCTGCGCGGGCGCATCGACGTGCTCTGGATGCTTCCCGACCTGACGGTGCTCACCCCCCAGACGGCAGAGGCAATGCTGCGGTTCTCCATGGAAGAGCGGGTTCCGGTGGTCACGTTTGCCGAGAAGTATCTGCGTCGCGGAGCCATGATCGCTCTCGTGTCCGATTATCGGCGTATGGGGGAGGCGGCAGCGGTGCTGGCGGAGAACGCGCTCTCGACCGGGGGCTCGAGGGCGGAGCGGGGTGAGGTCGCCCAACGGACAAGGGTTCGGGTGAACGCCGAGGTGGCAAGAAAGCTCGGCACGTTCCTCGACACCGCCTGGCTGGGCGGTGGCGACTGA
- the gatC gene encoding Asp-tRNA(Asn)/Glu-tRNA(Gln) amidotransferase subunit GatC, translating to MGITREDVLHVARLARLEFADEEIDGFAEQLSAILDYVAKLDELDLTGTEPMAHVHEAVNAFREDRARPPLGQEAVLANAPEAEAGCFRVPKVIEG from the coding sequence ATGGGCATCACACGCGAAGACGTCCTGCACGTGGCCCGGTTGGCGCGGCTCGAGTTCGCGGACGAGGAGATCGACGGGTTCGCCGAGCAGCTCTCCGCCATCCTCGACTATGTGGCCAAGCTGGACGAGCTCGATCTCACGGGCACCGAGCCCATGGCGCACGTCCATGAGGCCGTGAACGCCTTCCGGGAGGACCGGGCCCGGCCGCCCCTGGGGCAGGAGGCCGTTCTGGCCAACGCCCCCGAGGCGGAGGCCGGGTGCTTCCGGGTGCCCAAGGTGATCGAGGGGTGA